A stretch of the Notamacropus eugenii isolate mMacEug1 chromosome 2, mMacEug1.pri_v2, whole genome shotgun sequence genome encodes the following:
- the LOC140523583 gene encoding putative olfactory receptor 2W6 yields the protein METANDSSGDFILVGFSERPELELVLSLFVSLFYTITLGGNTAIILLSLLDSRLHTPMYFFLRNLSFLDLCFTTSIVPQMLVNIWGGSKKISYSGCMVQYWVALALGSTECVLLAVMAVDRYVAVCWPLRYAMIMHPHLCHLLGAASWTGGFANSLLQSSLAMVLPRCGNYRVDHFFCELLVIVKLSCVDTGPTESKMFIARLIILAMPVSIILTSYGCIARAVVKIRSAEGRKKAFGTCTSHLLVVSLFYGTIMFVYLQPKNNYSQDQGKTLAVLYTILAPTLNPLIYTLRNKDVKKAVRKVMGKEQA from the coding sequence ATGGAAACAGCCAACGACAGTTCAGGTGATTTCATCTTAGTAGGTTTCTCTGAACGACCTGAATTGGAACTGGTTCTCTCACTCTTTGTCTCCTTGTTCTATACTATAACTCTTGGGGGTAACACTGCCATcattctactctctcttctagactccaggctccacactcccatgtactttttcctcagAAACCTTTCCTTTCTAGACCTTTGCTTCACCACTAGCATTGTCCCCCAGATGCTGGTGAACATCTGGGGAGGGAGCAAAAAGATCAGCTACTCTGGATGTATGGTCCAGTACTGGGTGGCCTTGGCTCTTGGCTCCACTGAGTGTGTGCTTCTTGCTGTGATGGCTGTTGATCGTTATGTAGCTGTCTGTTGGCCCTTACGCTATGCTATGATCATGCATCCACACCTCTGCCACCTCCTAGGAGCTGCTTCTTGGACTGGTGGCTTTGCCAACTCCCTTCTACAGTCATCACTGGCCATGGTGTTACCTCGTTGTGGCAACTACAGAGTGGACCATTTCTTTTGTGAGCTACTAGTCATTGTCAAACTTTCCTGTGTGGACACTGGCCCAACAGAGTCTAAGATGTTCATTGCCCGTCTTATCATCCTTGCCATGCCTGTCTCCATCATCTTAACTTCATATGGGTGCATTGCTCGGGCAGTGGTGAAGATCCGTTcagctgaaggaagaaagaaggccTTTGGTACTTGTACATCACATCTTCTAGTAGTGTCACTTTTTTATGGGACCATTATGTTTGTGTATCTACAGCCCAAAAACAATTACTCTCAGGACCAAGGTAAAACCCTTGCAGTGCTCTATACAATTCTAGCTCCCACGCTTAACCCTCTGATCTACACCCTGAGGAATAAGGATGTGAAGAAAGCAGTAAGAAAAGTAATGGGGAAAGAGCAGGCATAA